In Carettochelys insculpta isolate YL-2023 chromosome 3, ASM3395843v1, whole genome shotgun sequence, the genomic stretch ACGGTGTTTCCAACATGACTTTACATACACTGGCCATAGTACTTAAACAGTCTGTTGTATTCTCAATCGGTAGGGTTTTGTTCTAAAAGAGTTAAACACAATCATGATTATTAAACCAACTTGTACCATTAATGTTAATTTTTTGCACTATTTTTATCACTTACTTCTGATACAAAGTGTGTTGTGGCATTGCTGAGAGTTTTCAGCATTGGTGTTGCTTCTGCATAAAACAGGGACATTCTGTTGGCCATTTCATTATTTACTTCATTCTCAATGTCTATCTATTGAAAACATGACAAAAGTAGTTAAtaaatgacatttttcaaaatattactAGCATGGAGAAACAGATGAAATGCACACACACTTACTTACATGCATATTGTTTATTCTGTTGCGATTTATTGTCCGTCTGTAGTAACTGAAATCATTTTGAATGGCTGGGTTTCTCATCTTAATGGATAAAAAGAATCAATATTCAACACACTTCAAAATGCAAGGAAATGTTTCAGTGTACATTTACAAAACTATTTCTAACCTTAAGTTCATCAAAGCGCAGAGTAAAATGTAAGATTTCTGCAAACTCCTTGGCTAGAGCCTGTTCTCGTTCCAGGTGCTGAGTTGGAGTATAAGGTGGACAGGTTAAAGATTCCAATAAACTCTGTAGGGCTTTCTCTAAGGAAGACAGAACGCACATGAAAATGCGTAGTGAGTCACGGCTTCTGTATTTTAGGCACAATTATGTCCTTAGGATTCTAAAATGAGAGATGGAAGTAAAACAAAAACCTGGCTCCTCACTCAGTTATTCACTTCAGTCTGTAGTTCTCTCTTCTCTCTCAAAAGAGGCCTTCCACATTCCTAATGATTTGACAGCAATTCCCCATATACAAATGCTAAAGAAACACTTATTGTATAGTGTTCCTCAGACTGTTCATCCACCTACCTTCCACATAATGGTTACCCCCTCCCACAACATGAAGATGCCTCTGGGACATCTGCGCAGAAGAATCCACCCTTTGTCACCAATGCACCTGGGATCAAACGTGAGGATGACAAATACAAAGTGAGGGATCTGGCAATACAGGATACAGGGGTACTCCCCTACAAAGACTTTGGGAAGGGAAAGCTAAGCCAGGTGGCCCTGAAGGTTGTCCATACTTGTCAGCCATTCTGTTCAGGAGTCCTAACGCAGATCTCCTTTCCCAGCCCTTTTGACACCTTTaactcaggaaactgaccagtactaaTAGTGAAACAATATTTAAGGCTGACCAAAACTGTAAATGTTAAAGCAACAGCTTTATGCTGCTTTTAATAAAGTTCAAAAATTACATCAGAATAAATTTATGTTCAGGTCTGTGCAAACAGAACCTCCAGGCTTCCCAGAAGACAGAAATCTAGGTATTATAGCCAAAATAATGGTATACCAATATACTGTTTAACTCTCTAACCTTTCAGAAAAAGAGACTCTTAGAATATCTGTATATGAAAAAGTACCCATTAAACCAAAACACAAGAGAGAGTCACTCACCTAGTCTGAGTGAAAACTCATAAAACTGCTTCAGCCTCAGAACCAGTGGACACACTGAATTCCAAGCTTTTTCTTGAAGCTGGATATCATTTGGGTTTTGTATTGCCTGCAATGACAATATTACTGTAAGCATTTGTATGATGCTGGGATAAAGAATCAAGTTCTTATGATGCACAAATATAGGAAGATTTCCTGTaaggtaattttaaaatgttcttgaaGTAAAACTAGCTATtgtatgaaaagaaaaacaagccaACAACataaaagagcaaaacaaaaatatcaatgTATCTGTTTCAGCTGTGATAGAAACAACATCATTCAATGAAGTCCTGGGAACTATTTTGAAACTATTCATTCAGAACACCGCATCCACATTTAGGAGCATGCTTCAGAATAGTCTTCTAGACCAAGTATCCATAGTAGAAACATTAACAAAGGTCACCTGTACTACATTCAGATTAAAAAGTGTCTATAGGATTGAAAGATTTGTCACTTCACAGGGAATGGGAGTTCTGCCAACACTTTAATACTAAGTTACTTAGCAGCCAAAACAAACCCTGCTCTCACTAATGATTATGATGAATACAATGGACAAAACATACACTCCTATCTTGGCAAACACCCTACATGCCAAGTGAGAGCTAAAACATTAAGCTACAAAGAGGCTTGCCAaatgagggtgggtgggtggggaaatggggcagttgctcctgggcccagagctcctgctgccacctcTGGCACAGCAGTAGTAATGGAGGCTGGaggtccaggcccctttgaaacactgctgaGTGCAGTGCCACTACTCTGCATACACGGTGGGGGCGCACAGTGCtggctgccctaagccccactccttctgcccttggccctgcccgaGCCAGGTCctactcccaccttgccctggacaCCTGGTGGCTGTTGGTACCACTGGATACAAATTCTAAATGCTAAAAGATAATTGTAGCATTGTAGTTTTTCCTTAGAGGAACACATGTAGAATTATAATTACAGTGCATTTTTATGGTATCATTTAACAGTCTTACACAGAACagaaattattttgcatttttcttagTTTACCGAGCTTTAATGATATTCGAGTATTTTTCTAACTATGGATGCTAAGCTTTTCCTCAAAGATATATAACATGTGAATATATGAGCTATACAACTTTTATGAATTGTCTGGAATGCAAAGTAGAATATCATACATCTCTTATTTCTTGTCCAGCTCCTTTGTAAGCCTGAAGGTCGGCAAGCAAACTTTCAGAATCCTGTAAAACTGCGTTGATCTGATTCCATACTTCCCTTTCTCCATCTGTAGGCTGCGCATCTAATAAACATAAAAATCAAATACCCATCACATTACAAACAAAATACAAACGTCAACATAATTCAGTTCAATTTATGGAACTAACTGTAACTGGATCACTCAATTGATTCTGACTTTATGGCGGTATGACTCCACTACTTCAAAGAAGTTATTCCTTTACATCAAATAAAGACCAGATTCAGGCACTGATCCAAATCTTATTCAAATCAATTCCTGTTATTCTGGTAGTATCTTGATCAGATCCTGTCTTTGTTCAAGTCTCTCCATGCCCCTCTGAAGTTAAGACATGCTAATGTTCAAAATATTGAGACacagaaggtgggtgaggtaaatTCTCAAactgaaccaacttctgctggggaGACAGAGATGAGATTTCAAACTTACACCTGAATAACACCTCTTCTACATCTGTAAACTCAAAAGCATGTCTCTCACTGATAGAAGTTGAGCCAATAGAAGGTACACCCTTATCAATCATGTCTAACATCCTAGGACTGACCTGGTCATAACATTGCATACAAAAAAGTTAGATGCTTTTTTTAGAAGTAAACAAGTTAGACACTAGGAAACTAAATTGTGCTTAACTGAAAGTTTCCCTTTGCTGAGCAATTAGGTCCACAATCCATTACAATGGCTACTTTAGCCTACTTGCAGCTCGATGGTAGAAACAGACCTGTCAGCCACCGGCAGCAGGAGAATGCCCCGTCTTTGAAATCCCTGTAGTAAGACAGCTGTCACAGCCCAAATAATTCACTGCTATTTCCCTAAATTACAGATCATATTAAATATACTTTGAGCAGAAAAAAAATTTTGTTTCTTTGAAATTTCCCCTAAAGCTACTACCCCAAATCTTTGGATGTGAATCATCTCTATTGTGGATATTGGCATGTCTCCAAGATGGGCCAGCTCTGTGGACCTTATTACTCGAAGAAAGGAAATTCAAATAAGCAGATAAATGTATCTTATTTATTATGTTGAGTCCCATTACAATTGCAATTTTCACAGTCATGTCTTTAGAATACAATGCACTCTCACTCATCCTTTGAATATGGGTATCCAAGCGTACTATACAGAGAGGGCCCCATACAGATACAAACaggctgcagatatccacagatttgcagggctctcaCTATATACTCTCCATTCTTGCCTTGAGTGCACAGGACTtatcgaggtccctttcagtccaaAATTTCTATGATTCCCCTGCGCAGTAATGCATACAGAAtactccccccacctcaccccagtgGCACTTGTTTGAGATTGGATGGGCAATATGTATAATTCTAGTTAATTTATGTACAGATGATCAAATGGTCACCTAAAATACAATCTTCAGGAACGGACCTGATATGAAGTAAGTTATAACAATTGTACTTCAACATTTAAACAAAAGGAAGACTCTTCCTTAAAATTACTTTAGGAATGAATATTCTGAGAGCTGAGAACTCTGCCCGATCAGACAGCATTGAGGAATAGCTCAACTTCTTAAGTCAATCATATGGGACAGTAACTATGAGaagatttactttaaaaaaagacatGAAGTATAGAGACGCTGCAGGGGTTCAAACAAGTAGTGCTGTATAGAGCAAAATGAGGTTTGCAAGGCTGTGCTCTATAACTCTAGAATAAAGGGTTCATGCTCTAAGGAAGCAATTAACTTTAGGATTTGTACACTATTTCCTTTCCTTGAACGTGATGATTAATATTGTATTACAGAAAACTGAAGTTTTTATGGGTCATTCATATATACTTATGGCCCTCATGGAGGAATTCAAGTCCATACATCACTTATTAAACACAGCTGTTAATTATGAACTTTGCGCTGGCCAAATATGGTTGGTTAGGAGATATGCTTAATGTCCTGGGGCAACAGAGGCTAACTATTCTTTAAAGGCCtggtcttttctgctgcactctgTGAAAGTGAGTAGGATAATCGTGATGATTTAAAGTGATTTTCCCCTGGAAGTTTGTCCCAATAATCTTACTGCAGAAGGCTGGTGAGTGTGGGTGGAATAAAAGTAAAATCAGAAATTACTCCAAAATTATTTTAAGTGCTTTCCCTATTCTCAAATAAGCTATAATTACTTTCTTTCCAGTCCCATAGAGGTCTTTTCTGGATATGTTAAGGAAAGCACTGGTCTGGGATTTAAGGATGGACTTCTCTGAAGTTCTACCCCTTTCTAATGTACTGGATGAACATGCGCCTGCTAAGCTCATGTCTCTCCTGGAGGCTTCTGCCTGGACTATTAAAAAGTGCCTCTGATATAGATCCAGCAATATGGTAATGGAATAAGCCAAATGGGCTCCTTAACGTGATTTTCCAATATGGGCAGCACGTATGCTGGGTCCAGAGCTTACCGTAAGAGGAagcagagagggaggaggagcatGCATTCTGCAGCTAGAGATGTGGTTCTTGGGTATGAGTAATAAGGCAAGGTACATCAACCTTACGCATAGTATATAATCCTTCTGATGTTACTTCCCTCTCAGAGATAAGTAGAGTGGAGCTTCTGGCTCCTAGATGTTTTTCCCTGGCTCAGTTGCACACTGGGAGAAAAGGACTAAAATGACCACACCCAGCCTAAGTGGCTGAGATTTTGCCAAGCAGAGCCAGCCTTTCTATACTTACCTTGCTCTTTCGCTACCCAAGGAAGGCTCAGGTGACATGGCCCAGACCTCAATGAGATCCTTAATAAAGTGTTAtgctggggggagggcgggggcggcAGCTGAGACCATTTCTTTTGCCTCTAGCTTTTAGGTTGTCTAGCACAATCACAACCAGAGGGCATTAGCCACTGCCACGTTTCTCAAGGAGAAGAGAAGCCGAAGGAAGAATCTCTTTATAGCAAATGCAGCCTGGGATCAACATAGGGAATTAGACACATTACTGATCTGAACAATTAGTCAGAAATGATCTGCTTCGACTAGCAAATTGGGAAGTAGATAAAACTGGAGCGAAATCCAAGGGTGGGTATTTCACTGTTGCCAGTGACTGATGTGTTGGTTCTACCCCAGGATGCAAACAGGCACACACTCACTGTAATGAATTTGTGTCCTCTGCACACACAAGACATTAACATTACAGGAAGCACTTCTGAGATTACTGCCAACAGCAGACATCTTGTTGATAAGTGTAATGAAAATAGCTGGATGGGGTGAGTGCTGTGTCCACCCATAAATTAATTACTACATATTTTAACAGTTAAACCAATTATTAATAAATAGAACATTTACAAAAGGTGCTAAGTATTAGGACAAAGAGGAGTCATTTAATAATTCCATTAGTGCATGCCATAGGTGTATGGAAATCAGACCATCAGCCCAACAGAAATAACAATTAATGAACCCCTATATCCCAGTCAAAAGTTTTGTGTAGAATGCAAGATACTGTATGCTTGCTGTAATCAATTTTAACATCACAGCAACATTGATCCCCCCATCCTCATgtatcaaaaataattaaataaaaggtAGTTTATGAGCTCCTCCCATCATTATTTGTTACAGCAACAAGGACTCCAAACATCATTAAAtaataatctttttttaaaaataaaattaggtaGAAATGTTAAGCTCCCAGTGTTTTCAGACTTACACCAGCTTTTCTTATAAACTATATTCTGGGTTTCCTACTTTCTAAATCAGTCAAAATAAAACCAAGCCACCTGAAATTTCATGAGTATGATCATGCGCAAAAGAAATTTGTTTGGATGTTTTCATCATAGGTATTTCACGGATGTGATTGCAAAATAATAAGAGGTAGTGGTTTTACTTTTTCTGGCTCTAACCGCAAAACACAGCTTTTCCTATGAATTCTAAATTTGTTGGTCTTGGCAAGATCAATGCACCTTTGGCGAGGATTTTcttttgggtggggagggagaggggaaactTCAGGGAGAAATTAGAGCTACTAGAAAACACTTTTACTGCATTAAAGGGTCTTGTATATCTCTTCTTTCAGAATCTAAGAAGTCAACATCACCCACATGCCATAGATATATCCTTCTTCCAACAGTTGATGCCTCTATTCCTGCATTAATATGAAACTTCATTCTCCATTCAGAAGTTGCATATACTGTAAGCAACTATGCTGACAATATCTGATTTCACAATTGCTAACCAGTCTGAAGATGGGATTGCCGGACACTTTATGACTATTTCTACAAACTTTAATTAGCTAGCAATCTGAGACCCATAACTTTTCTAATATATTGGAATTGATTCCATTGCTTTTTCATGATGAACTCACTAAGATATAAGTTAAAAatgtcttagaatcatagggctggaagggaactcaggagatcatgtagtccagcccccctgcttcaagcaggaaaaTCTGCTTGCCCCTGAATTCCTAAATGGtcccctgaaggattgaactcaccaccctgggtttaggaggctaatgctcaaaccactgagcgatCCCTCCTGGAATGAACAgtgtaaggtgtgtgtgtgtgtgtgtgtgtgtgtttggggggagaaagggggaggacataaaagagttaaaaaaaaaatcaacattctcAAGACTCATGTCTCAAATTAGCCATTAAACTTCCCAATAAGGCTGCTAGTCAGCCTGCTTGATTTTCCAGCATGCTAAATACCCACAACTATACTTGGCTTGgaacagggaaaaaaatcaaggtgtCTAAATACAGAACTGAGACAATTTAGTTTGAAAATATTGATCTAAGTTTAGCTTTGCTTGAGAATAAAATGGTTATTTGCACTAACAGTCTCAAATTCTCTGGTCTGTCATTCCAAAGGATCATAGTTTGTGAAAGCTATCTGAataaaaatccaaacaaataCTAGATAATAGTTCAAAATTGGTATGTCAAG encodes the following:
- the CYRIA gene encoding CYFIP-related Rac1 interactor A isoform X2; amino-acid sequence: MKYSMFIFCLCLRRPDAQPTDGEREVWNQINAVLQDSESLLADLQAYKGAGQEIRDAIQNPNDIQLQEKAWNSVCPLVLRLKQFYEFSLRLEKALQSLLESLTCPPYTPTQHLEREQALAKEFAEILHFTLRFDELKMRNPAIQNDFSYYRRTINRNRINNMHIDIENEVNNEMANRMSLFYAEATPMLKTLSNATTHFVSENKTLPIENTTDCLSTMASVCKVMLETPEYRSRFTSEKTLMFCMRVMVGVIILYDHVHPVGAFCKTSKIDMKGCIKVLKEQPPDTVEGLLNALRFTTKHLNDESTSKQIRAMLQ
- the CYRIA gene encoding CYFIP-related Rac1 interactor A isoform X1; amino-acid sequence: MGNLLKVLTREIENYPHFFLDFENAQPTDGEREVWNQINAVLQDSESLLADLQAYKGAGQEIRDAIQNPNDIQLQEKAWNSVCPLVLRLKQFYEFSLRLEKALQSLLESLTCPPYTPTQHLEREQALAKEFAEILHFTLRFDELKMRNPAIQNDFSYYRRTINRNRINNMHIDIENEVNNEMANRMSLFYAEATPMLKTLSNATTHFVSENKTLPIENTTDCLSTMASVCKVMLETPEYRSRFTSEKTLMFCMRVMVGVIILYDHVHPVGAFCKTSKIDMKGCIKVLKEQPPDTVEGLLNALRFTTKHLNDESTSKQIRAMLQ